A genomic segment from Nodularia sphaerocarpa UHCC 0038 encodes:
- a CDS encoding MlaE family lipid ABC transporter permease subunit codes for MQSKKKLDQLWIVRCLAALLLFGQVLLHLLQGKTYYRKILQHMVTAGPASVSPVLLVSGFAGMIFTIQTARELARFGALDAVGGAFALAYCRELAPILTASIIAGQVGSAFAAEIGAMRVTEQIDALYMLKTNPIDYLVLPRVIACILMMPIMMIFALVMGITGGVFAAAQFYNIDPEAFLESVRTFLEPSDLLMVLVKGLIFGAIVSINGCSWGLTTKGGAKEVGESATTAVVTTWVLIFMMDFFLSVLMLDKPIP; via the coding sequence ATGCAAAGCAAAAAAAAGTTAGATCAATTATGGATTGTACGCTGTCTTGCCGCATTACTACTCTTTGGTCAAGTACTGCTGCATTTACTCCAAGGAAAAACTTACTACCGGAAAATTTTGCAACACATGGTGACAGCAGGGCCGGCTTCGGTGTCTCCGGTTCTCCTTGTCAGTGGGTTTGCGGGGATGATTTTTACCATTCAAACTGCTAGAGAATTAGCTAGATTTGGGGCGTTAGATGCAGTTGGGGGTGCTTTTGCGTTAGCTTATTGCAGAGAATTAGCGCCTATTTTGACAGCTAGTATTATTGCTGGACAAGTAGGTTCGGCTTTTGCAGCAGAAATAGGTGCTATGCGCGTTACAGAGCAAATTGACGCACTTTATATGCTGAAAACAAATCCCATTGATTACTTAGTGCTTCCCAGAGTAATTGCTTGCATTTTAATGATGCCAATTATGATGATTTTTGCATTAGTTATGGGCATCACTGGCGGAGTTTTTGCCGCAGCACAATTTTACAATATTGATCCTGAAGCTTTTTTGGAGTCTGTGAGAACATTTTTAGAACCATCAGATTTACTTATGGTTTTAGTAAAGGGGCTGATTTTTGGAGCTATAGTTAGTATCAATGGCTGTAGTTGGGGACTAACTACGAAAGGAGGCGCAAAAGAAGTTGGAGAATCAGCAACAACCGCAGTTGTTACTACTTGGGTATTAATTTTTATGATGGACTTTTTTCTCTCTGTGTTGATGTTGGACAAGCCGATTCCTTAA
- a CDS encoding glucosamine-6-phosphate deaminase, producing the protein MLAATNFFRVDDLLVQIYNSEVEMAVQVAEIAQNYLQQVLQQQETAAVLLATGNSQLKFLDALINLGGVDWSRMILFHLDEYLGITAAHSASFRRYMRERVEMRVCPQQFHYIQGDALQPLAECDRYTKLLQAQPIDLCCLGVGENGHLAFNDPTVANFQDPYSVKLVKLDNVNRQQQVNTGHFPNIDSVPQYAFTVTLPLICSAKKIICLAPEKRKAQIIKQMLTGSININCPSSILRQQSQATLFLDVNSASLL; encoded by the coding sequence ATGCTAGCCGCGACAAACTTTTTTCGGGTTGATGATTTATTAGTGCAGATTTACAACTCTGAAGTTGAAATGGCAGTTCAAGTTGCCGAAATCGCCCAAAACTATTTACAGCAAGTTCTTCAGCAACAGGAAACAGCAGCAGTACTGTTAGCGACAGGAAATTCCCAACTGAAATTTCTGGATGCTTTAATTAACTTGGGTGGTGTAGATTGGTCGCGGATGATATTATTTCATTTAGATGAATATTTGGGAATTACGGCGGCTCATTCTGCGAGTTTCCGGCGATATATGCGAGAACGGGTAGAGATGCGGGTTTGTCCCCAGCAATTTCATTATATACAAGGTGATGCCTTGCAACCTCTCGCAGAGTGCGATCGCTACACCAAACTATTGCAAGCCCAGCCAATTGATTTATGCTGTCTTGGTGTGGGCGAAAACGGACACTTAGCTTTTAATGATCCCACAGTCGCCAATTTTCAAGATCCTTACAGCGTCAAACTGGTGAAATTAGATAACGTGAATCGCCAGCAACAAGTTAACACAGGTCATTTCCCCAATATTGATAGTGTACCCCAGTACGCTTTTACTGTTACTTTACCTTTAATTTGTTCAGCCAAAAAAATTATTTGTCTAGCACCAGAAAAACGTAAAGCCCAGATAATAAAACAGATGCTAACAGGGTCAATTAATATAAATTGCCCATCATCAATTTTACGTCAACAATCGCAAGCCACCTTATTTTTAGATGTCAATTCTGCCAGTTTACTATAA
- a CDS encoding DUF2993 domain-containing protein, which translates to MTDNQRLEEKFVSHQAERRVSDKLDEAEQIDINVETDVLKIVQGQAEKVSVTGQGLVIQKNIRVQEIQLQTDNIAINPLSAIFGQIELNQPVNAVARIVLTKTDINLALTSELIRSLVKNFPLNVEGEIISFEPQQIDIFLPGDDKIGFNATGLLKSGENTHLLGVTVTFRPRTNSQPILLESVTCTEGEGISVELILAFMHKLKELANLPFLKWEDIAFRIINMEIAQDSIILMIEANVKQISASQIEFLEQLQ; encoded by the coding sequence ATGACAGACAACCAACGCTTAGAAGAAAAGTTTGTATCACATCAAGCAGAAAGAAGAGTATCTGACAAACTAGATGAAGCCGAACAAATTGATATAAATGTAGAAACTGATGTCTTAAAAATTGTTCAGGGACAAGCTGAAAAGGTTTCGGTTACAGGACAAGGATTAGTAATACAAAAAAATATCCGAGTCCAGGAAATTCAACTGCAAACAGATAATATTGCCATAAATCCTTTAAGTGCTATTTTCGGACAAATTGAACTGAATCAACCAGTCAATGCAGTGGCGCGTATTGTACTCACAAAAACAGATATTAACCTAGCTTTAACCTCAGAACTAATTCGTAGTTTAGTAAAAAACTTTCCTTTAAATGTAGAAGGCGAAATCATCAGTTTTGAGCCGCAACAGATTGATATATTTTTACCTGGGGATGACAAAATTGGTTTCAATGCCACAGGGCTGCTAAAATCAGGGGAAAATACGCATTTGTTAGGTGTAACCGTGACTTTTCGTCCCCGGACTAATTCCCAACCCATCTTATTGGAAAGTGTCACTTGTACGGAAGGAGAAGGAATTTCTGTAGAACTAATTTTAGCATTCATGCACAAGCTAAAAGAACTAGCAAATCTACCTTTTTTGAAGTGGGAAGATATAGCCTTTCGGATTATAAATATGGAAATTGCACAAGACAGTATCATCCTAATGATTGAAGCGAATGTGAAGCAAATCTCGGCATCACAAATTGAGTTTCTTGAGCAGCTTCAATAG
- a CDS encoding phosphoketolase yields MTSKASSALPNFCEGIQYFGEAFPNFEKYGIMPAIESGKKAIADPTDPAAVYQTLLAADALRYLTLQVTASKASGHPGGFASQAEAYAALVMLGHKNIITEVGHHAPGFYSAMFLDRSLEDMGISTVQQLRDRFREKHGLLGHLSGFIPGILAPAGPLGQGQHFAMSAALLHQDKLFPFTVGDGGLGEPYIVSAIAHFNTAYPSVTNFLPVMVWNGYSQEHHSMVSLKTNAEMKAYWQGNGFAEVVLVDAKDFDDQNQPGDYVDSTVFSFEQRLAFTKAVLLGIDKAAHSAMNGQLTVFIIKQLKGAGVHALGSQSHNLYPKDTLDAPHIISALKTRALSVEAWELVRTNAERAGGGPAAKTVVTEFELPLADLGQLPLEEYTVGGDPKVATTVMGKLVGYVGKKDSNFLVTNADGNAASGIGNINEALKIIHPTTDETYHQAPNGQVYEPLSEDACAGLAAGLALMGARTLWCSYESFAINGVPIWQTVIQAMAELRRQTPSSITLFTAGALEQGRNGWTHQRPEIEAYFASLMRNGNVFPLFPPDANSIQGCYDWALQTKNKGIVITASKSPLPIRTTLEQTRQGLEDGAILLQEVPGDKQVVFAVIGDMTLIPVFEAAAFLETEGIGVKIISIINPRRLYRPNDTAWETCSEADGGFMDDAKFAELFDGSALIGVTGGAAAMLEPIMLRSNCKRDTFAWKRGETTASAGELMAFNGLTAEALTKRAIELVH; encoded by the coding sequence ATGACATCAAAAGCATCTTCCGCCCTTCCTAATTTTTGTGAAGGCATTCAATATTTTGGTGAGGCGTTCCCAAATTTTGAAAAATATGGTATAATGCCAGCTATAGAGTCTGGCAAGAAGGCGATCGCAGATCCGACAGATCCCGCAGCCGTCTATCAAACTTTACTTGCTGCTGATGCCCTCCGTTACCTGACGCTGCAAGTTACAGCTAGTAAGGCATCTGGACACCCAGGCGGTTTTGCCAGTCAAGCAGAAGCTTATGCAGCATTGGTAATGCTGGGTCATAAGAATATTATCACCGAAGTGGGACACCATGCCCCTGGATTCTATAGTGCCATGTTTTTGGATCGTTCCTTAGAAGACATGGGCATTTCTACAGTACAGCAATTGCGCGATCGCTTCCGAGAAAAGCACGGACTATTAGGACACCTTTCCGGTTTCATCCCTGGTATTCTCGCACCGGCTGGACCTCTAGGACAAGGACAACACTTTGCTATGTCCGCCGCACTGCTGCATCAAGATAAATTATTCCCCTTTACGGTGGGTGATGGTGGATTGGGTGAGCCTTATATTGTGAGTGCGATCGCCCACTTTAACACAGCTTATCCCAGCGTCACCAACTTCTTACCTGTCATGGTGTGGAATGGTTACAGCCAAGAACATCATAGTATGGTTTCCCTCAAAACCAACGCCGAAATGAAAGCCTACTGGCAAGGAAACGGTTTTGCAGAAGTCGTATTAGTCGATGCGAAAGACTTTGACGACCAAAACCAACCAGGGGATTATGTAGATAGTACCGTCTTTTCCTTCGAGCAGCGCCTAGCCTTCACCAAAGCCGTACTTTTAGGAATAGATAAAGCCGCCCATTCTGCGATGAATGGACAGTTAACGGTATTCATTATTAAACAACTCAAAGGCGCAGGAGTTCACGCCCTGGGTTCCCAATCTCACAACCTTTATCCGAAAGATACCCTAGATGCGCCGCACATTATCAGTGCATTAAAAACCCGTGCTTTATCAGTAGAAGCTTGGGAATTAGTCCGCACAAATGCCGAACGCGCCGGAGGAGGACCCGCAGCCAAAACTGTAGTTACAGAATTTGAATTACCATTAGCAGATTTAGGACAATTACCCTTAGAAGAATATACAGTAGGTGGAGATCCCAAAGTTGCCACAACCGTAATGGGTAAATTAGTGGGATATGTGGGTAAAAAAGATAGTAACTTCTTAGTCACCAACGCCGACGGAAACGCCGCATCAGGAATTGGTAACATTAATGAAGCATTAAAAATCATTCACCCCACCACAGATGAAACCTATCATCAAGCACCAAACGGACAAGTTTATGAACCATTGAGTGAAGATGCTTGTGCAGGTTTAGCGGCTGGTTTAGCCTTAATGGGTGCGAGAACATTATGGTGTTCTTATGAATCTTTTGCCATCAACGGAGTACCAATTTGGCAAACAGTCATCCAAGCAATGGCAGAATTGCGCCGTCAAACACCGTCTAGCATAACATTATTTACAGCCGGAGCATTAGAGCAAGGGCGCAACGGTTGGACACACCAACGCCCGGAAATTGAAGCTTACTTTGCGTCACTGATGCGGAATGGAAATGTCTTCCCATTATTTCCCCCTGATGCTAACAGTATCCAAGGCTGTTATGACTGGGCTTTGCAAACAAAGAATAAGGGAATTGTGATAACAGCGAGTAAGTCACCGTTACCAATTCGCACAACTTTAGAACAAACTCGGCAAGGTTTAGAAGATGGTGCAATCTTATTACAAGAAGTGCCAGGAGATAAACAAGTTGTGTTTGCAGTCATTGGCGATATGACATTAATTCCTGTGTTTGAAGCGGCGGCTTTCTTAGAAACTGAAGGTATTGGAGTGAAGATTATTTCTATTATCAATCCTCGCCGTTTGTATCGTCCTAATGATACAGCTTGGGAAACTTGTTCAGAAGCCGATGGTGGGTTTATGGACGATGCCAAATTTGCCGAATTGTTTGATGGAAGTGCCTTAATTGGTGTAACTGGTGGTGCTGCGGCGATGCTGGAACCAATTATGTTACGCAGTAATTGCAAGCGTGATACTTTCGCCTGGAAGCGTGGGGAAACTACCGCCAGTGCTGGTGAGTTGATGGCGTTTAATGGTTTGACTGCGGAAGCGTTGACTAAGCGGGCTATTGAGTTAGTGCATTAA
- the crtO gene encoding beta-carotene ketolase CrtO has protein sequence MQEYDVVIIGAGHNGLVCAAYLLKAGYSVLLLEKRSVPGGAATTEECLPKEAPGFKFNLCAIDHEFIHLGPVVEELELEKYGLEYLDCDPVVFCPHPDGKYFLAHKSVEKTCAEIARYNERDAKKYAEFIDYWQRAISAMVPMFNAPPKSFIDIFGNYNVQKFKDLFSVVGSPAKSLDFIRTMLNSAEDILEEWFDEEFLKAPLSRLASELGAPPSQKNLAIGVMMMAMRHNPGMTRPRGGTGALVQALVKLVTSKGGTILTDQQVEKVLIDNGKAVGVRVAGGEEYRAKYGVISNIDAKRLFLQLIDTSEVDDADPDLRERLERRIINNNETILKIDLALDEPLHFPHHDHKDEYLIGSILIADSMAHVEQAHSKCTIGEIPDANPSMYAVMPSALDPTLAPPGKHTLWIEFFAPYQIAGAEGTGLKGTGWTDELKNQVADKVIDKLANYAPNVKAATIARRVESPAELGERLGSYKGNYYHIDMTLDQMVFFRPLPELANYKTPIENLFLTGAGTHPGGSISGMPGRNCARVFLQAKHPVSQSLRDARDSFKSAVGSVFGIG, from the coding sequence ATGCAAGAGTATGATGTTGTTATTATTGGCGCAGGACATAACGGGCTAGTTTGTGCAGCTTATTTGCTGAAAGCGGGCTATAGCGTTCTGCTACTAGAAAAGCGTTCTGTTCCCGGAGGTGCAGCAACCACTGAGGAGTGCTTACCCAAAGAAGCCCCGGGATTTAAATTTAACTTGTGTGCAATTGACCACGAATTTATTCACTTGGGGCCAGTTGTGGAAGAATTAGAATTAGAAAAATATGGCTTAGAATATTTAGATTGTGACCCGGTTGTTTTTTGTCCCCATCCTGATGGAAAATATTTTTTAGCTCACAAATCAGTGGAAAAGACTTGTGCAGAAATCGCTCGTTATAATGAACGCGATGCTAAAAAATATGCAGAATTTATAGATTACTGGCAAAGGGCAATCAGTGCAATGGTTCCCATGTTTAACGCGCCCCCAAAATCATTTATAGATATTTTTGGGAACTACAATGTGCAAAAATTCAAAGATTTATTTTCCGTAGTCGGTTCGCCAGCCAAAAGTTTAGACTTTATTCGCACTATGCTAAATAGTGCTGAGGATATTTTAGAGGAATGGTTTGATGAGGAATTCTTAAAAGCCCCACTTTCTCGACTAGCTTCAGAACTCGGTGCGCCACCTTCTCAAAAAAACCTGGCTATTGGTGTAATGATGATGGCTATGCGTCACAACCCCGGTATGACTAGACCTCGTGGGGGAACTGGGGCGTTAGTCCAAGCATTAGTTAAATTAGTTACTAGTAAAGGTGGGACAATTTTAACAGACCAACAGGTAGAAAAAGTATTAATTGACAACGGGAAAGCCGTTGGTGTCAGAGTTGCGGGTGGTGAAGAATATCGCGCTAAATATGGCGTTATTTCCAATATTGATGCTAAACGTCTATTTTTACAACTAATAGATACCAGTGAAGTAGATGATGCTGATCCTGATTTACGAGAAAGGTTAGAACGGCGCATCATTAATAATAACGAAACTATCCTGAAAATAGACTTGGCTTTAGACGAACCTCTGCATTTTCCGCACCACGACCACAAAGATGAGTATCTCATTGGATCTATTTTAATTGCAGATTCAATGGCTCATGTTGAACAGGCTCATAGTAAATGTACCATAGGAGAGATTCCCGATGCTAACCCTTCGATGTATGCAGTTATGCCTAGCGCTCTTGATCCCACATTAGCACCACCAGGTAAACATACTTTATGGATTGAGTTTTTTGCGCCTTATCAAATAGCTGGTGCTGAAGGTACTGGTTTAAAAGGTACTGGTTGGACAGATGAACTGAAGAATCAAGTTGCAGACAAAGTAATTGATAAGTTGGCTAATTATGCACCAAATGTTAAAGCAGCAACTATCGCCCGTCGTGTGGAAAGTCCAGCCGAATTAGGCGAAAGGTTAGGTTCTTACAAAGGGAATTACTATCATATTGATATGACATTAGATCAAATGGTGTTTTTCCGTCCTTTACCAGAATTAGCTAATTACAAAACACCTATTGAAAATCTTTTTTTAACAGGTGCGGGAACTCATCCAGGTGGTTCAATTTCAGGAATGCCGGGACGTAATTGTGCGCGGGTATTTTTGCAAGCAAAACATCCTGTTTCTCAAAGTTTGCGCGATGCGAGGGATTCATTTAAATCAGCTGTAGGTTCGGTATTTGGTATTGGTTAA
- a CDS encoding DUF1350 family protein → MDWKEIRGNWVLIPQKPIGIIHFLGGAFVATAPHLTYRWLLEQLADKGYVIIATPFVNTLDHIAIAKTVLLNFERTIERLQDSGTLRQLYLPTYGLGHSMGCKLHLLIGSLLPVERAGNILISFNNYAAKEAIPLVEQLNSAFVVEFTPSPLETNQMIQESYNIRRNLLIKFSNDTIDQSAPLTKILQARFSEMVTAQTLPGTHTTPLGQDIKWQPGASFTPLDALGQWFRQEVYRDLNQLKRAILLWINPLSPP, encoded by the coding sequence ATGGACTGGAAAGAAATTAGAGGTAACTGGGTATTGATTCCCCAAAAGCCCATCGGGATCATCCATTTTCTGGGAGGTGCATTTGTGGCTACTGCACCCCATCTGACTTATCGCTGGTTACTAGAACAACTGGCGGACAAAGGTTATGTGATTATTGCGACACCATTTGTGAATACATTGGATCATATTGCGATCGCTAAAACTGTACTACTGAACTTTGAACGCACCATAGAACGATTACAAGACTCTGGGACATTACGCCAGCTTTATCTCCCTACTTATGGACTAGGGCATAGTATGGGTTGTAAACTGCACTTACTGATCGGGAGTCTGCTACCTGTAGAACGTGCGGGGAATATTTTAATTTCCTTCAACAACTACGCCGCCAAAGAAGCTATCCCCTTAGTAGAACAGTTAAATTCTGCTTTCGTGGTTGAGTTTACACCCTCGCCATTAGAAACCAACCAGATGATACAGGAAAGTTACAATATTCGTCGCAATTTATTAATAAAATTCAGCAATGATACTATTGACCAATCAGCACCTTTAACCAAAATCTTACAAGCCCGCTTTTCTGAAATGGTAACAGCACAAACCTTACCAGGTACTCATACTACACCTTTAGGTCAAGATATCAAATGGCAACCAGGAGCATCATTTACGCCCTTAGACGCTTTAGGACAATGGTTTAGACAAGAAGTTTACCGAGATTTAAACCAGCTAAAACGCGCCATTCTCTTATGGATAAATCCCTTGTCACCTCCATAA
- a CDS encoding S-layer homology domain-containing protein — translation MINFWRWSSVTKTLLALSITFATINPIIVSAQTSVPSTPSPGIGTNLSDISSDYWASPFIQALAQRNIISGFPDGTFRPNQPVSRAEFAAMIQKAFNQEPVRQISPEGFRDVSSGFWASSAIQEAYQTGFMSGYPGNLFLPNQQIRKVEAIVALTTGLGLQTKENALGVVNTYYTDASGIPNYALNNVAAATEANIIVNYPNVNQLNPLDPLTRAEASAILYQALVRQGQMQALTPNVMASNYIVGAAKQTQTAQDIVSIAASSQFFRSLTSLLKTASLAGILQQPGPYTVFAPTDEAFAALPAGTLEELQQPENRELLIKILRYHVVPGEVTANQLSDGELKTFEDVPVNILVDKATNQIAVNNANVIQPNVEASNGIIHVINEVLIPPNLGVTQQPPAETTPDIAPGATTRGGSSYIGVAGNIGIGGNSTLSESNYAVISKIGLTNTISVRPSVVFGGDTLFLVPVTLDFSPRSVDPLGDQQLSISPFLGGGVAIGTGGDSEFGFLLTGGVDLPLGVGGASRRHRFTATGTVNAAFLDGTDIGLLLGIGYNF, via the coding sequence ATGATTAATTTCTGGCGTTGGTCATCAGTTACTAAAACTTTGTTGGCGTTGAGTATAACATTTGCTACAATTAATCCCATAATAGTTTCCGCTCAAACGAGTGTTCCTAGTACTCCCTCGCCTGGTATAGGCACTAATTTGTCTGACATTAGTTCAGATTATTGGGCGAGTCCATTTATTCAGGCTTTAGCTCAAAGAAATATCATCTCTGGTTTTCCTGATGGTACTTTTCGGCCAAATCAACCTGTAAGTAGGGCGGAATTTGCGGCGATGATTCAAAAAGCTTTTAATCAAGAGCCTGTGCGGCAAATAAGTCCAGAGGGTTTTAGAGATGTTAGTTCTGGCTTCTGGGCGAGTTCGGCAATTCAGGAAGCCTACCAAACTGGATTTATGTCAGGTTATCCGGGAAATTTATTTCTGCCAAATCAGCAAATTCGCAAAGTTGAGGCGATAGTTGCTTTAACAACTGGTTTGGGTTTGCAAACGAAAGAAAATGCATTAGGTGTAGTGAATACTTACTACACAGATGCTTCAGGTATCCCAAATTATGCCTTGAATAATGTCGCAGCTGCTACAGAAGCCAATATTATTGTCAATTATCCCAATGTTAACCAACTCAACCCGCTAGATCCTTTAACTCGTGCGGAAGCATCGGCGATTTTGTATCAAGCTTTAGTCAGACAGGGACAAATGCAAGCCCTGACTCCCAATGTTATGGCGAGTAACTATATAGTTGGGGCTGCTAAACAGACTCAAACTGCTCAAGATATTGTTTCTATTGCTGCATCGAGTCAATTTTTTAGAAGTTTGACTTCTTTATTAAAGACAGCAAGTTTAGCAGGTATTCTGCAACAACCAGGCCCTTATACAGTTTTTGCTCCCACAGATGAAGCATTTGCGGCTTTACCTGCGGGGACTTTAGAGGAGTTACAGCAACCGGAAAACAGAGAATTATTGATTAAGATTTTGAGATATCATGTCGTTCCTGGGGAAGTAACTGCTAATCAACTTTCAGATGGAGAATTGAAAACTTTTGAGGATGTACCTGTAAATATTCTGGTAGACAAAGCTACAAATCAAATTGCGGTAAATAATGCGAATGTGATTCAGCCGAATGTAGAAGCCAGTAATGGGATCATTCATGTAATTAATGAAGTTCTGATTCCACCTAATCTGGGAGTAACTCAGCAACCACCAGCAGAAACGACTCCTGATATAGCGCCTGGTGCAACTACTCGTGGTGGTTCTAGTTATATTGGCGTTGCTGGTAATATTGGGATAGGTGGAAATTCGACTCTCAGTGAAAGTAACTATGCAGTTATCAGTAAAATTGGGCTGACAAATACTATTTCGGTGCGCCCATCGGTGGTATTTGGGGGTGATACTCTGTTTTTGGTGCCGGTAACTTTAGATTTTTCTCCGCGTTCAGTAGATCCTTTGGGTGATCAACAGTTATCCATATCTCCTTTTTTAGGTGGTGGTGTTGCTATTGGGACTGGGGGGGATTCTGAGTTTGGTTTCTTGTTGACTGGTGGTGTGGATTTACCTTTAGGCGTAGGCGGAGCCAGCCGCAGGCATCGCTTTACCGCCACTGGTACTGTGAATGCCGCATTTTTGGATGGTACTGATATCGGTTTGTTACTGGGAATCGGCTATAATTTTTAA
- a CDS encoding helix-turn-helix domain-containing protein: MNITPVYLFTIPGNPSIKISQDELRSLLGEIEDKLHSSKVYLRAMVTLKKLLGASAEPAKILLKAVGREAISLAFQQFTQPEEIPETNTVSPSNEAQTASDSSGIKVETQTSSPHIHENNASPELTVNSDKRGKINSPSAGMLKWFKPNKKPSPAELAQQRAATERREIMCKIGQELKQARESQGLSLCQLNIYTHVPIYQMEAIENSSFQLLPEDTLVRGFIRVMGNALGLNGAKLAATLPVPNAVQSILPAWQNPTKFSGGLGIDIRPIHLYVGYTALVAGAMGGLSLTSGQANNGRVLNTDMVTSPSSSVSESSQMSEVCVTSGRKCSNLGSDIAPPEFF; the protein is encoded by the coding sequence ATGAATATAACACCTGTGTATTTGTTTACTATTCCTGGAAATCCTAGTATCAAAATTTCTCAAGATGAATTGCGATCGCTATTAGGTGAAATTGAAGATAAACTTCATAGCAGTAAAGTTTATCTTCGTGCTATGGTTACTTTAAAGAAATTGCTCGGTGCTTCAGCAGAACCAGCCAAGATTTTGTTAAAAGCTGTGGGTAGAGAGGCTATTAGTTTAGCATTCCAGCAATTCACACAACCAGAAGAAATTCCCGAAACTAATACTGTTTCACCAAGTAATGAAGCACAAACAGCTAGTGATTCATCAGGTATAAAAGTAGAAACGCAAACCAGCAGCCCACATATTCACGAAAATAACGCCTCACCAGAATTAACTGTAAATTCAGACAAAAGAGGGAAAATAAACTCTCCTAGTGCAGGAATGCTCAAGTGGTTTAAGCCGAATAAAAAACCTTCCCCAGCTGAACTAGCCCAGCAAAGAGCAGCCACAGAACGCAGAGAAATTATGTGTAAAATCGGTCAAGAACTCAAACAAGCTCGTGAGTCTCAAGGCCTTTCTCTGTGCCAACTTAATATTTACACTCATGTACCAATTTATCAGATGGAAGCAATAGAAAATAGCAGTTTCCAGTTATTACCAGAAGATACTTTGGTACGTGGATTTATTCGAGTTATGGGGAATGCTTTGGGACTAAATGGCGCAAAGTTAGCTGCTACTTTACCAGTACCCAATGCAGTGCAATCAATCTTACCTGCTTGGCAGAATCCAACAAAATTTTCTGGGGGATTAGGAATAGATATTCGTCCCATACATCTATATGTAGGTTATACAGCCCTTGTAGCTGGCGCTATGGGGGGGTTATCCTTGACTTCTGGGCAAGCAAATAATGGTAGGGTGCTGAATACAGATATGGTAACTTCCCCGTCTTCGTCTGTTTCCGAATCATCCCAGATGTCTGAAGTATGCGTTACATCAGGGCGCAAGTGTAGTAATCTGGGTTCAGATATTGCCCCCCCAGAATTTTTTTAA
- a CDS encoding type II toxin-antitoxin system RelE family toxin, giving the protein MTYQIIITKSIQKQLDNLPNNLKERVYEKICQLADEPRPNGVVKLKGYENEYRIRIGDYRLRYEIQDEELIILLIQCKHRREVYKK; this is encoded by the coding sequence ATGACGTACCAAATTATTATAACTAAATCTATTCAAAAACAATTAGATAATCTTCCTAATAATCTCAAAGAGCGTGTATATGAAAAGATTTGCCAGCTTGCAGACGAACCTCGTCCTAATGGAGTAGTAAAACTGAAAGGTTATGAAAATGAATATCGAATTAGAATTGGAGACTATCGCTTACGTTATGAAATTCAAGACGAAGAATTAATTATTTTACTCATTCAATGTAAGCATCGGCGAGAGGTGTATAAAAAATAG